GACCGAAGCGGAGCAGCACCTCCAAAATCGCAACCTGCCGATCTGGATCAGCCTCACCCAGGGGCGCTCAGAACTCTTCCGAGAAGTGGATGGCCTGGCCCTGGTGACAGCCCCCTGGCTCGAACAGGGCTTTGGTGAGCAAGGACCTTTCTGGAGCCGCCATTACCGCTTCTTCCGCCAGGGAAAGGAACTCACCGTGATCAGGGAAGTGTTCAGCCCAGCCCTAGAACGCTGGCTGGGAGAAGCTCCGCGCCGGCCGCTTCATGCAGCGTCATGAAGAAATCCAGCGTTTGATGGGGATTTGCACTTGACAACTTGCTTGCTGTTGTGCTCAAGCAATCATGCGCCTATCGGCAACGATTCCATGGCGACCTCCACCTGGGTGAACCTCCACGATCTGGGCCGCAAGTTCGGCATCTCCGCCCGTCATTGCGGACGCGTGCTGGAGCGGGAAGGCTGGCGGGACCGCCATGGGTGTCCTACCCCCGCAGCACTTGATATGGGTGCAGCCGAGCAACGGGCTCCCCACCGAAAGGGACGCTCCGCACTTTGGAATGCCGAGCTCTGCTCTGTCGTTCTCGAACGTCAGGGACATCACCCTCTCAGCCAAGACCAGCACGTGAACCAATGGACGGATCTGCTTGAAGCCATGGCTGCTGGATCAGCCTCGATCACGACCAGCGCCGATCAGATGGCCGAGGAACTCCCTTCCAATCTGGTCGACGCGGTGAACCAGCAACTCAACCGCCGCGGTTGCCGGTATCAGGTGCACAGGCAGGTCAAGAAAGCCTGAGAGCCTCAGCCTGCTTGCGAGCCGTGTCCAACTGCGCCTTGAGAGCCTCCTCATCGGTGTGGCTGAGGTTGGTATGGATCAGCCGGGCATGGGGAGCATGGCGGCGCAGGCGCTCAATCACCCGATCCGGGGTGGAGTCGCGCACCAAGAGAGCCAGGGCAGCACTGCCCTGGGGCAACGTCTCCGCCAGTTCTTCGAGAAACTTGTCGTTGATTCCGATGTCGTTGAGAGCACCAGAAGCTGCACCGGCGCCAGCCCCCACCGCTGCACCCAACAGGGGATTGGCGAAGATCAAACCGATGAGCAAACCCCAGAAGGTGCCGCCCATGGCACCGGCTGCGGTCATGTTGATCGCCTGGCGCAGATGCACGTGACCATCATCACCGTGCTCCAGCACCACCGCATCCTCCAAGGTGATCAGATGCTCCTGCTGGATGGTGACCAGCTCACGCCGAACGTCCTCAGCCTCAGAGACCTTCGGGAAGCCCACAACCACCAGGTTGCTCATGTCGGTTGATTCAGTTGGTCGGAGCCTAAGGGCTATCGAGCCTCAGGCTCCGTCGCGCCGACGACTGGAGCGGGGGAAGGAGCGACGAACCGACGTTCGCGACTCTGGAGTGGGCGCCGGCGGGGACGGTGGGGATGCAGGTGCGGATGTGCTCTCCGAGCGTCGCCAACGTTCAACGCGGAAATCCTCATCGTCGGGCCAGTCTTCCTGAATGGGTTCTTCAAGCGGCAGGGCGCTGGTTTCAGTCGGAGGCGTCAACAACGGTTGCCGCCGCGACATCGCATCCAAAGGACGCTTGCCCGAGGGCCGGGGCCTCGCCGCTGCGGGGGTCTCTGGAGCAGACACACCCTCACTCCAGTCGTCGTCTTCATCCAGAAGCCATTCCACCCGATCACCGACCCACCGGCCCACGGCATCAAGGCGGGATCCGACCTGCGGCCGCCCACCACCACGACGGCCAGGACGGGTACCGGAGACGCCATCCACCAGCTGCCGCCCCGTTTCAATCCATTGATCAAATCGCGAATCCAATGGCTCAGCACCACGCTGGCGGCGTTGTCGACGTGAATCCATCCTCAAACGTTACCGACGCCGGTGCACCAACCAACGTTCCCGTTGCAAGCCGATTAAAGCGATGGACACACCGCCAATCTCCAAAACCCAGAGAAACAGATCCATAAACGTCAGCTGTCCTCTTGGGCCGGCACATAGCCAAGCAGACAACTGGGATGCCAACGACCGCCATGGTGCTGATTGCAGCATTGGCGGCAAGCGGCCTGTTTCATGCGCCGCCGGTAGGGCGTCCGCCGTCCGCAGCGCGGGCAAATAGCAATCCAGCGCGGTGGCTGCTGCGGAACCGGAAACCGATGCCGAACGCTCACTTCAAAGCGATCTTGATCCGCATTGATGGCCTGCATGCGCGCCAAAAAATTGGGGCCATGGCTTTCGTTGCTCTTCAGCACGAGATCCACCCAGGCATGAATCATCTCGTGGCAAAGGGTGCTCTCCGTGGCCTCGCGCGGCAGTGGCCCCAACAGGGGTCTCGACAACACGATCTCCCGACCGAGGGGTGGCGCCACAGAAACACCACGTCGATACAAACCGGCGGTGCGCCGAAGCCGGCCATCGCTCCAGCGAACGGCCACCAGGGGCTGATTCCCCTGGGTGAGCGAGCCCTCGAAGTGTTCACGGTTTAGCCGATGAAACAGCGGCAACAACGGCTCGAGCGGCATGGTCGGCAGGCGCCGGACGCGGGAGGTCGGCCCAGTCTGCCTCCATCCAGCGGATCGTCAGTCAGACTCACGGTCCAAATGGCATGGGCTGATGGATCTGGGTCTGGTGCGGGAAATCGGAAGCAAGGCACTGCTCGCCGGTGGTGGCGCCCTACTCCTCTACTGGACGATCACCGCGGTGAAGCTGGTGCTCAGCGCCCGCGGCATCAATCCTCTGATCAAGCAGTTCTTCACCCAGGTGGCCGCTGGACGGGTCGACGCGGCCTACCTCCTCACCACCAAGACCTATCGCCAGCATGTGAACCGCCAGCAGTTCATCCGCTATTTGGCCGGACTAAAACTCAATCGCTTCCGAAACCTCAAATCAGGCCGTCCCCGGCTTCAGGAAGGCAACATGATCCTCACGGTGAAGCTGATCGCCGAAGACAAAGAGGAGATGCCGCTCGATTTCACCTTCACCAAGGTGGACGACAACTGGAAGATCGACCGCATCGCCACCGTCAACGCAAACGCCAAGAGTTGACTGCCCGGCCGTGCCCACTTCCATGCCGCAGGGTTTGAGGGAGCGCGCCGCCGAACTGAGGCAGCTTCTCAACAAAGCCGCGCACGCTTATTACGTGCTTGATGCCCCCGACCTCGAGGATGCTGTTTACGACAGGCTTTATCGAGAACTGCTCGATCTCGAGGCAGCACACCCAGAGCTGGTCGAGACCGATAGTCCGACCCAACGGGTGGGCGGCTCTCCGGCCGAAGGCTTTCGCAGTGTCACCCACCGCATCCCTCTGTTCAGCCTCGACAATGCCTTCAGTGCTGACGAGCTGCGGGGCTGGTACAACCGACTGATCAAGGTGCTCGACCGCGAGCCCCCATCGGGTTCACCCCTGCCGGCCCTGGCGATGGTGGGAGAACTGAAAATCGACGGCAATGCCCTAGCGCTGAGCTACGAAAACGGCGTTTTGGTCCGCGCAGCAACCCGGGGGGATGGCGATCAAGGAGAAGAGATCACAGCCAACGTGCGCACCATCGCCTCCATTCCCCTGCGCCTGCACCTCGACCCCGCACCCGCCTGGGTGGAGGTGCGCGGCGAAGCCCTGATCCCCGACAGCACCTTTGCCACCATTAATAGGGAGCGAGCTGCGCGCGACGAGCCCCTCTTCGCGAACCCCCGCAATGCCTGCGCAGGAACCCTGCGTCAGCTGGACCCGAAGGTGGTGGCTGCAAGGCACCTCGACTTCTTTGCTTACACCCTTCACCTCCCCGAGGACTGGTCGGGGGAACGCCCCACCAGCCAATGGGAGAGCCTGCGCTGGTTGGAAGATGCAGGTTTCCGCGTGAACCCCAACGCCGCCCTGCTGCCAAACGTTGACTCCGTTGAGCAGTTTTTCGGCGACTGGGACAGCCGGCGCCACGATCTCAATTACGCCACCGATGGGGTGGTGGTGAAGCTCAACGACCTGCGCCTGCAGGACGCTGCTGGCTTCACCCAGAAAGCACCGCGCTGGGCAATTGCCCTCAAATATCCGGCGGAGGAAGCCCCTAGCAAGCTGCTGCGGATCAGCTGCCAAGTGGGGCGCACTGGGGTGATCACCCCAGTAGCGGAATTCGAGGCGGTTGCCTTGGCGGGCACGAGCGTCAGTCGCGCCACCCTGCACAACGCCGATCGTCTGCAGGAGCTTGATCTGCACAGCGGCGACACGATCATTGTGCGCAAGGCAGGGGAGATCATCCCTGAAGTGCTGCGGGTTCTCCCCGAACTGCGTCCGGAGGGTGCCCTGCCCCTGGAGCTGCCGCAGCAGTGCCCCTCCTGCGGCTCGGATCTGGTGCGCGAAAGCGGTGAAGCCGCCACACGCTGTGTGAACAGCAGTTGTCCCGCCATCCTGAGCGGGGCCCTGCGCCACTGGGTGAGCAAGGGTGCGCTGGATGTGGATGGCCTCGGCAGCAAGCTGATTGAACAACTGGTTGCGCGTGGCCTTGTGCGCTCGATTGCCGACCTGTACCGCCTCGACACCGCCCTGCTCACAAGCCTGGAGCGCATGGGTGAAAAAAGTGCCGGCAATTTGGTGGCCGCTTTGGCCCAATCCCGCGCGCAGCCCTGGTCGCGCCAGCTCTATGGCCTGGGGATCCATCACGTTGGCGAGGTCAATGCCAAAGCCCTGGCCTCTGCCTTTGCCGACG
The sequence above is a segment of the Synechococcus sp. PROS-7-1 genome. Coding sequences within it:
- a CDS encoding DUF1269 domain-containing protein; translated protein: MSNLVVVGFPKVSEAEDVRRELVTIQQEHLITLEDAVVLEHGDDGHVHLRQAINMTAAGAMGGTFWGLLIGLIFANPLLGAAVGAGAGAASGALNDIGINDKFLEELAETLPQGSAALALLVRDSTPDRVIERLRRHAPHARLIHTNLSHTDEEALKAQLDTARKQAEALRLS
- a CDS encoding RNA helicase, coding for MDSRRQRRQRGAEPLDSRFDQWIETGRQLVDGVSGTRPGRRGGGRPQVGSRLDAVGRWVGDRVEWLLDEDDDWSEGVSAPETPAAARPRPSGKRPLDAMSRRQPLLTPPTETSALPLEEPIQEDWPDDEDFRVERWRRSESTSAPASPPSPPAPTPESRTSVRRSFPRSSRRRDGA
- a CDS encoding SprT family zinc-dependent metalloprotease — encoded protein: MPLEPLLPLFHRLNREHFEGSLTQGNQPLVAVRWSDGRLRRTAGLYRRGVSVAPPLGREIVLSRPLLGPLPREATESTLCHEMIHAWVDLVLKSNESHGPNFLARMQAINADQDRFEVSVRHRFPVPQQPPRWIAICPRCGRRTPYRRRMKQAACRQCCNQHHGGRWHPSCLLGYVPAQEDS
- the ligA gene encoding NAD-dependent DNA ligase LigA → MPQGLRERAAELRQLLNKAAHAYYVLDAPDLEDAVYDRLYRELLDLEAAHPELVETDSPTQRVGGSPAEGFRSVTHRIPLFSLDNAFSADELRGWYNRLIKVLDREPPSGSPLPALAMVGELKIDGNALALSYENGVLVRAATRGDGDQGEEITANVRTIASIPLRLHLDPAPAWVEVRGEALIPDSTFATINRERAARDEPLFANPRNACAGTLRQLDPKVVAARHLDFFAYTLHLPEDWSGERPTSQWESLRWLEDAGFRVNPNAALLPNVDSVEQFFGDWDSRRHDLNYATDGVVVKLNDLRLQDAAGFTQKAPRWAIALKYPAEEAPSKLLRISCQVGRTGVITPVAEFEAVALAGTSVSRATLHNADRLQELDLHSGDTIIVRKAGEIIPEVLRVLPELRPEGALPLELPQQCPSCGSDLVRESGEAATRCVNSSCPAILSGALRHWVSKGALDVDGLGSKLIEQLVARGLVRSIADLYRLDTALLTSLERMGEKSAGNLVAALAQSRAQPWSRQLYGLGIHHVGEVNAKALASAFADAHSLADAAMLKPEAITDLHGIGPEIAQSLEQWFNTSANQDLLQQLRDVGLTLAASDQERQALADRNNGKGHLSGQTFVLTGTLPSLSRSQAQALIEEAGGKVSGSVSKKTSFVVAGDEAGSKLEKARTLGIRVLDETALQRLIQASTDSFNPR